One Schistocerca cancellata isolate TAMUIC-IGC-003103 chromosome 1, iqSchCanc2.1, whole genome shotgun sequence genomic region harbors:
- the LOC126161646 gene encoding uncharacterized protein LOC126161646 translates to MANTFACLLLLLAAGREVYSFPQPSLHLLGGGGGLFGGRSQGGGLLSGILNSTVNKVLKPLNVLGNGGSSSSGNSFGAGATLPFGISVGFTGSTSNANAGGHGTPVGQGGAGEAPFGGDSHGTSGGQGGTSSNAGGGFGQEGGHAAAVSGGSSSSSSQAESESFAGSGAHGGSRPPATDAGIQEIIRPSGGGGQSGTGSSSQANSGSAANSGTVGGNGPSPVDTGIQEVFGPAPGSSSQANSESAASSSTVGGHAPSAIDEGILDVFGPGPGSGGQFGGSSASQSNSESAANSGTVGDHSPSPVDEGIQDVFGPGAGSGGQFASGGSSQANSESTAGTGTHGVSTPSPVDIGIQEVFGNGGAASGGGGSEAKRSTPDYTHNGSVAAATPDPVDVAIQEVFGAAPSEKSASAAADKPPVFT, encoded by the coding sequence GTCGGTCCCAAGGAGGAGGCTTATTGTCAGGAATACTCAACTCTACCGTGAACAAGGTTCTGAAGCCTCTGAACGTGCTCGGCAATGGTGGGTCGAGTTCCTCCGGCAACAGTTTTGGCGCTGGCGCCACGCTGCCGTTCGGCATATCGGTCGGGTTTACTGGGTCCACATCCAACGCCAACGCTGGAGGACATGGCACTCCTGTTGGGCAAGGAGGCGCGGGTGAAGCTCCATTTGGTGGAGACAGCCATGGTACCAGCGGTGGTCAAGGTGGGACCAGCTCCAACGCTGGAGGAGGCTTTGGCCAGGAAGGAGGCCACGCTGCAGCTGTGAGCGGTGGCAGTAGCTCCTCATCCAGCCAGGCCGAGAGTGAAAGTTTTGCAGGGAGCGGTGCCCACGGAGGCAGCAGGCCACCTGCTACCGACGCAGGAATTCAGGAAATCATCCGACCATCAGGAGGTGGTGGACAGTCTGGTACAGGTAGCTCCAGCCAGGCCAACAGCGGAAGTGCTGCAAACAGTGGCACAGTCGGAGGTAACGGACCAAGTCCTGTGGACACTGGCATTCAGGAAGTCTTTGGACCAGCACCAGGAAGCTCCAGCCAGGCCAATAGTGAGAGTGCTGCTAGTAGCAGCACTGTTGGAGGACATGCTCCTAGTGCTATCGATGAAGGAATTCTCGACGTTTTTGGACCTGGCCCAGGAAGTGGAGGGCAGTTTGGTGGCAGTAGCGCTAGCCAGAGCAACAGTGAGAGTGCCGCTAACAGCGGTACTGTTGGAGACCACTCTCCTAGTCCTGTCGACGAAGGAATTCAAGACGTTTTTGGACCTGGAGCTGGAAGTGGAGGACAGTTTGCTAGCGGTGGTTCCAGCCAAGCCAATAGTGAGAGCACAGCTGGTACTGGCACTCATGGAGTCAGTACGCCTAGTCCGGTCGACATTGGCATCCAGGAagtgttcggaaatggaggagcaGCAAGTGGTGGAGGAGGTTCGGAGGCAAAGAGATCCACACCCGACTATACCCACAACGGAAGCGTGGCAGCTGCGACACCAGATCCTGTCGACGTAGCCATCCAGGAAGTCTTCGGCGCTGCGCCTTCAGAAAAAAGTGCTTCTGCAGCAGCTGACAAACCACCAGTTTTCACTTAG